From the genome of Scytonema hofmannii PCC 7110, one region includes:
- a CDS encoding FAD/NAD(P)-binding protein has product MYNSILNQTVFPQTIAIIGGGLSGSLVAANLLRSATIPISIKLIERNDEIGKGVAYGTRVDGHLLNVPAGKMSAFPDESDHFLKWLHANGYKQVSASTFVPRTVYGNYIQAILQEAQAKAQAGVEFERIVGEAISIDTTTYSVRVYLNNGRRLQVQKAVLALGNFPASLPEPQKRFLRHVKAYWEVHRHRIAEEIAEVLDTAVQSGQLRHYGGRIQTCQEFEKGVNVTIRERETRADIVLQVSRIVNCTGSNCNYRRLQHPLLSSLQEQRLFRSNTLSIAIDTAANGALIDADGKVSELLYTLGTPRKGNLWETTAVR; this is encoded by the coding sequence ATGTATAACTCTATTCTAAATCAAACTGTTTTTCCACAAACAATAGCTATTATTGGAGGCGGTTTAAGTGGTTCTCTTGTGGCAGCAAATCTTTTACGTAGTGCAACAATACCAATTTCTATCAAACTAATTGAACGCAATGATGAAATAGGTAAAGGGGTCGCATACGGTACGCGAGTCGATGGTCATTTGCTGAATGTTCCTGCGGGTAAAATGAGTGCGTTTCCAGATGAATCAGATCATTTCTTGAAATGGCTACATGCAAATGGGTACAAACAAGTCAGTGCATCTACATTTGTACCGCGTACTGTTTATGGAAACTATATCCAAGCGATTTTGCAGGAAGCGCAGGCAAAGGCTCAAGCTGGTGTGGAGTTTGAGAGGATTGTCGGTGAAGCTATCTCTATTGACACAACCACTTACAGCGTTAGAGTTTACTTGAATAATGGCAGGCGTTTGCAGGTACAAAAGGCTGTGCTTGCATTGGGGAATTTTCCTGCTTCTTTACCTGAACCACAGAAAAGATTTCTCCGTCACGTGAAAGCTTACTGGGAAGTTCACCGCCATCGGATTGCTGAGGAAATTGCAGAAGTTTTGGATACAGCCGTTCAGTCCGGTCAATTACGTCACTACGGAGGTCGGATTCAAACTTGCCAGGAGTTTGAGAAGGGAGTGAATGTCACAATTCGCGAACGAGAAACACGCGCAGATATTGTTTTACAGGTAAGCAGAATTGTGAACTGTACGGGGTCGAACTGTAACTATCGCAGATTGCAGCATCCTTTGCTTTCCAGTCTCCAAGAACAAAGGCTGTTCCGTTCCAACACCCTGTCTATCGCTATCGATACTGCTGCTAACGGTGCTCTAATTGATGCTGATGGTAAGGTTTCTGAACTTTTGTATACGTTAGGAACGCCACGCAAGGGTAACCTTTGGGAAACAACGGCTGTTCGGTGA
- a CDS encoding class I SAM-dependent methyltransferase, giving the protein MANQTLGLEKNLYDYLLSVSVREPKILTQLRQATAQHPMSQMQIAPEQGQFMALLIQLMGAKKTLDIGVFTGYSSLVVALALPPDGKVVACDVSEEYTAIARRYWQQAGVADKIELHIAPALETLDRLRSQGETFDFAFIDADKSNYDNYYEQALQLVRPGGLIAIDNVLWSGRVADPQVQDNRTNNMRAFNKKLYQDSRVAISLVPIADGLTLALKIANG; this is encoded by the coding sequence ATGGCAAATCAAACACTAGGACTCGAAAAAAATCTGTATGATTACCTATTATCAGTCTCCGTGCGAGAACCAAAGATTTTAACACAACTGAGACAAGCAACAGCCCAACATCCAATGAGCCAAATGCAAATTGCTCCAGAACAAGGACAGTTTATGGCTTTATTGATTCAGTTGATGGGAGCAAAAAAAACATTAGATATAGGGGTATTTACTGGATATAGTTCGCTAGTTGTCGCTCTAGCACTACCACCAGATGGTAAAGTTGTGGCTTGTGATGTGAGTGAAGAATATACAGCGATCGCACGTCGTTATTGGCAGCAAGCAGGTGTGGCAGATAAAATTGAGCTACATATTGCCCCAGCTCTAGAGACATTAGATCGGTTGCGATCGCAAGGAGAAACTTTTGATTTTGCCTTCATTGATGCAGACAAAAGCAACTACGATAACTACTACGAGCAAGCGCTACAATTGGTGCGTCCGGGTGGGTTGATTGCCATTGATAATGTCTTGTGGTCGGGAAGAGTAGCAGATCCTCAAGTACAAGATAATAGAACAAATAATATGCGTGCTTTTAATAAGAAATTGTATCAAGATTCAAGAGTCGCAATCAGTTTAGTCCCAATTGCTGATGGTTTAACTTTGGCATTAAAAATTGCTAATGGCTAA